One stretch of Marinobacterium iners DNA includes these proteins:
- the cysS gene encoding cysteine--tRNA ligase, translated as MLQIYNTLTNSKTAFTPIEPGKIRMYVCGVTVYDYCHIGHARVMVAFDLITRYLRARGWDVTYVRNITDVDDKIIRRAAENSESVDALTERMIVAMHEDEARLFVLRPDQEPRATAHIGDIIDMVSTLIEKGYAYAAANGDVYYRVERFETYGRLTNKVLEDLRSGARVEVEEAKESPLDFVLWKAAKPGEVSWSSPWGQGRPGWHIECSAMSKCCLGKTFDIHGGGPDLPFPHHENEIAQSEAANGCTYVNYWMHAGPVRMGQEKMSKSLGNFFTIREVLKHYNPEVVRYFLSSVHYRSYIDYSEDGLREAHSALERFYQALKAVPELAQETTLQNDYEQRFVEAMDDDFNTPRALAVLFEIASELNKAARDNDPVAPQLAAQLKQLAGMIGLLQQEPDQFLQGEAGEGDLSAEEIEAFIEQRAQARKDKDFAESDRIRDLLAEKGVVLKDSRDGTSWYREG; from the coding sequence ATGCTTCAAATCTATAACACTCTGACCAACAGCAAGACAGCCTTTACTCCTATTGAGCCCGGCAAGATCCGCATGTATGTGTGCGGTGTGACCGTGTACGACTACTGTCATATCGGTCATGCTCGGGTAATGGTTGCCTTCGACCTGATTACGCGTTATCTGCGTGCCCGTGGCTGGGACGTGACCTATGTGCGCAATATCACCGACGTGGATGACAAAATCATCCGCCGTGCAGCTGAGAACAGTGAGTCTGTTGATGCGTTGACCGAACGCATGATTGTGGCGATGCATGAGGACGAGGCGCGGCTGTTTGTGTTGCGTCCCGATCAGGAGCCCCGTGCCACGGCGCATATCGGCGATATTATCGATATGGTGTCGACCCTGATCGAGAAGGGCTATGCCTATGCGGCAGCTAATGGCGATGTCTACTATCGGGTCGAACGGTTTGAAACCTACGGCCGTCTGACCAATAAAGTATTGGAAGACCTGCGCTCGGGTGCCCGTGTGGAGGTGGAAGAAGCCAAGGAAAGCCCACTTGATTTCGTTCTGTGGAAGGCAGCCAAGCCTGGTGAAGTTAGCTGGTCTTCCCCCTGGGGTCAGGGCCGCCCCGGCTGGCACATTGAGTGTTCGGCCATGTCCAAATGCTGCTTGGGCAAGACCTTTGATATTCACGGTGGCGGCCCAGATCTGCCGTTTCCGCATCACGAAAATGAAATCGCTCAGTCTGAGGCGGCCAATGGCTGCACCTACGTCAATTACTGGATGCACGCAGGGCCTGTTCGCATGGGACAGGAGAAGATGTCCAAGTCGCTGGGCAACTTCTTCACCATTCGTGAGGTGCTCAAGCACTACAATCCTGAAGTGGTTCGCTACTTCCTCTCAAGTGTGCACTACCGCAGCTATATCGATTACTCGGAAGATGGGTTGCGGGAGGCGCACAGTGCGCTTGAACGTTTCTATCAGGCACTGAAGGCGGTGCCTGAGCTGGCGCAGGAGACGACGCTGCAGAATGATTATGAGCAGCGCTTTGTTGAAGCCATGGATGATGATTTCAATACCCCGCGCGCATTGGCGGTGCTGTTTGAAATTGCCAGCGAACTGAACAAGGCTGCGCGTGATAATGATCCTGTAGCGCCCCAGCTGGCTGCTCAGTTGAAGCAATTGGCCGGTATGATCGGTCTGTTGCAACAGGAGCCGGATCAGTTTCTGCAGGGGGAGGCCGGTGAGGGTGATCTGTCGGCGGAAGAGATTGAAGCCTTTATCGAGCAGCGAGCTCAAGCGCGCAAGGACAAGGATTTTGCCGAAAGCGATCGTATCCGGGATCTGCTGGCTGAGAAGGGTGTTGTCCTGAAAGACAGTCGTGACGGCACAAGCTGGTATCGCGAAGGCTGA
- a CDS encoding glutamine--tRNA ligase/YqeY domain fusion protein yields the protein MTRNDSPKPNNFIHQIIEDDLSKGLNDGQVVTRFPPEPNGYLHIGHAKSICLNFGTALRFNGQCQLRFDDTNPEKESQEYIDSIIEDVRWLGFEWSGEVRYTSDYFEQLYAWAIHLINEGKAYVDSLSAHEMREFRGTLTEPGKNSPYRERSIEENLALFEKMRNGDFSEGECALRAKIDMAAPNMNMRDPVIYRVRHAHHHQSGDKWCIYPSYDFAHGQSDAIEGVTHSICTLEFEDHRPLYDWFIENLPVPVKPRQYEFARLNLNYTITSKRKLKLLVDEGHVNGWNDPRMPTISGMRRRGFTPASIRNFCDMIGVTRSNGTVDMGMLEAAIRDDLDANAPRAMCVIDPIKVTISNLAEGEQEWFELPAHPKDESMGLRKVPFTRNLLIEREDFAEEKPKKWKRLAPGDAVRLRGAYVITCNEVIKNEQGEVVELICSYDAATKGENPTGYKPNGVIHWVSADNSVACEVRLYDRLFTEANPDADKNRDFHEFLNPESLKVMVNARAEIGLKHAVAESRYQFERNGYFCVDPDSSEQHLIFNRTVTLRDSWAKIQAK from the coding sequence ATGACCAGAAACGACAGTCCCAAGCCGAATAACTTTATCCACCAAATTATTGAAGATGATCTCAGCAAAGGCCTGAACGATGGGCAAGTGGTGACTCGATTCCCGCCTGAGCCCAATGGCTATCTTCACATTGGTCATGCCAAGTCGATCTGCCTGAACTTTGGCACGGCACTGCGCTTCAATGGTCAGTGCCAGCTGCGTTTCGACGACACCAATCCCGAGAAGGAAAGTCAGGAGTACATCGATTCCATTATCGAAGATGTGCGCTGGCTCGGGTTTGAATGGAGCGGTGAGGTGCGTTACACCTCTGACTATTTCGAGCAGCTGTATGCTTGGGCGATCCATTTGATCAATGAAGGCAAGGCCTATGTGGACAGCCTTAGCGCCCATGAAATGCGTGAGTTCCGTGGCACCTTGACTGAGCCTGGCAAAAACAGTCCCTACCGTGAGCGCAGCATAGAAGAGAACCTGGCCCTGTTCGAAAAGATGCGCAACGGTGATTTCTCGGAGGGTGAGTGTGCCCTGCGTGCCAAAATCGATATGGCTGCACCCAATATGAACATGCGCGACCCGGTGATCTACCGCGTTCGCCACGCTCATCATCATCAGTCCGGTGACAAGTGGTGTATCTACCCCTCCTATGACTTCGCTCACGGTCAGTCCGATGCGATTGAAGGCGTTACGCATTCCATCTGCACACTGGAATTTGAAGATCATCGCCCACTGTATGACTGGTTCATTGAGAATCTGCCGGTCCCGGTCAAGCCGCGTCAGTATGAATTTGCCCGTCTCAACCTGAACTACACCATCACCAGCAAGCGCAAGCTTAAGCTGCTGGTTGACGAAGGGCACGTTAATGGCTGGAACGACCCGCGTATGCCGACCATCTCCGGTATGCGTCGCCGTGGCTTTACACCAGCTTCAATCCGCAATTTCTGCGACATGATCGGTGTAACGCGTTCCAACGGCACGGTTGATATGGGAATGCTGGAAGCGGCTATCCGTGACGATCTGGATGCCAATGCACCCCGGGCCATGTGCGTTATCGATCCGATAAAGGTTACCATCAGCAATCTTGCCGAGGGTGAGCAGGAGTGGTTTGAATTGCCGGCGCATCCCAAGGATGAGTCCATGGGGCTGCGCAAGGTGCCGTTTACCCGCAATCTGCTGATTGAGCGTGAAGACTTTGCTGAGGAAAAACCGAAAAAGTGGAAGCGTCTTGCGCCGGGTGATGCCGTGCGCCTGCGTGGGGCCTATGTGATTACCTGTAACGAGGTGATCAAGAACGAGCAGGGTGAAGTGGTAGAGCTGATCTGCAGCTATGATGCGGCTACCAAGGGTGAAAACCCTACTGGTTACAAGCCTAATGGCGTGATTCACTGGGTGTCGGCTGATAACTCTGTAGCGTGTGAGGTGCGTCTGTATGACCGCCTGTTCACCGAGGCCAACCCCGATGCGGACAAGAATCGTGACTTCCATGAGTTCCTCAATCCCGAGTCGCTCAAGGTTATGGTCAATGCTCGTGCTGAGATCGGACTCAAACATGCAGTGGCTGAAAGTCGCTACCAGTTCGAACGTAATGGCTATTTCTGCGTTGATCCTGACTCCAGTGAACAGCATCTGATCTTCAACCGCACGGTCACCTTGCGAGACTCCTGGGCCAAAATTCAGGCGAAGTGA
- a CDS encoding peptidylprolyl isomerase: MIILQTNFGDITLELDHEKAPETAANFEQYVRDGFYDGVIFHRVIDGFMIQGGGFEPGMISKETREPIKNEADNGLSNQTGTIAMARTMDPHSASAQFFINISDNTFLDHTAKTTEGWGYAVFGKVVDGMDVVNKIKAVNTTMRAGHQDVPVEDVVIESASIKQAEE, translated from the coding sequence ATGATCATCCTGCAAACCAATTTCGGCGACATCACACTGGAACTGGACCACGAAAAAGCGCCGGAAACAGCAGCTAATTTCGAGCAGTATGTACGCGATGGCTTCTATGACGGCGTGATTTTTCACCGCGTAATTGACGGTTTCATGATCCAGGGTGGTGGCTTCGAGCCCGGTATGATCTCCAAAGAGACCCGCGAGCCGATCAAGAACGAAGCCGATAACGGCCTGTCCAACCAGACTGGCACTATCGCCATGGCCCGCACCATGGACCCGCACTCTGCATCAGCTCAGTTCTTCATTAACATCTCCGACAACACCTTTCTCGACCACACAGCCAAAACCACCGAGGGCTGGGGTTACGCCGTATTCGGCAAGGTTGTCGATGGCATGGATGTGGTCAACAAGATCAAGGCAGTCAACACTACCATGCGCGCCGGACACCAGGACGTTCCGGTTGAAGACGTGGTCATTGAGTCAGCCAGCATCAAACAAGCGGAAGAGTAA
- a CDS encoding UDP-2,3-diacylglucosamine diphosphatase: protein MRRLFIADLHLHHKRPDIIRAFVVLLEQKAPQFDELYLLGDIFEAWVGDDGAPEYLEPVYHALRKLAALGTRILFQHGNRDFLFGQAAATRLEVTLLPEVVRLESEQGPFLVLHGDQLCTDDRDYQQFRTMVRDPRWQQAFLAKPLAEREAIAQQLRETSRSETANKTETITDVSSIAVSALMQHEQVDLIIHGHTHRPALHHRQNGDRGERIVLGDWDREGWYLEMDTQGIRLYAFTLPVGEKLQSELRQQL, encoded by the coding sequence ATGCGACGGCTGTTTATCGCCGACCTGCACCTGCACCACAAACGCCCGGACATTATCCGGGCGTTTGTGGTCCTGCTTGAGCAAAAGGCACCGCAGTTCGATGAACTCTACCTGCTGGGCGATATATTTGAAGCCTGGGTGGGTGATGATGGTGCGCCGGAATATCTTGAGCCGGTTTACCATGCACTGCGCAAACTGGCTGCCCTGGGCACACGTATTCTGTTTCAGCACGGCAACCGAGACTTTCTGTTCGGCCAGGCAGCCGCTACACGCCTTGAGGTTACATTACTGCCTGAAGTGGTACGCCTTGAATCGGAACAGGGTCCTTTTCTGGTACTGCATGGCGACCAGCTGTGTACTGACGACCGTGACTATCAGCAGTTTCGCACCATGGTGCGTGACCCCAGGTGGCAACAGGCATTTCTCGCCAAACCTCTTGCCGAGCGTGAGGCGATAGCCCAGCAGCTGCGTGAAACCAGTCGCAGCGAAACAGCCAACAAGACCGAAACCATTACCGATGTGTCTTCCATTGCCGTTAGCGCGTTGATGCAGCATGAGCAGGTCGACCTGATCATTCACGGCCACACCCACCGCCCCGCCCTGCATCACCGGCAAAACGGTGATCGCGGCGAGCGCATTGTGCTGGGAGACTGGGACCGAGAGGGCTGGTACTTGGAGATGGACACACAGGGCATCCGCCTGTATGCCTTTACCTTACCCGTAGGTGAAAAGCTGCAGTCCGAACTCAGGCAGCAGCTGTAA
- a CDS encoding tRNA-(ms[2]io[6]A)-hydroxylase has product MDALSEIKDFLGCETPQEWLELAAKPESQLILLTDHAHCEKKAASTAMTLMFRYVDRSDLLNKMSRLAREELIHFEQVLALMEARGHRYDHMSPARYAGGLRTGVRTSEPGRLIDVLIIGAFIEARSCERFAALAPSLDDELAKFYRSLLKSEGRHYQDYLQLARDYAGEPIDDRIEYFRQIECELILAEDDEFRFHSGRPSAALTAAA; this is encoded by the coding sequence ATGGACGCCCTGAGCGAAATCAAAGACTTTCTTGGCTGTGAAACTCCGCAGGAGTGGCTTGAGCTGGCTGCGAAGCCCGAATCCCAGCTGATTCTGCTCACCGATCACGCTCATTGCGAGAAAAAAGCCGCTTCTACTGCAATGACATTGATGTTCCGTTACGTGGATCGCTCTGATCTGCTGAACAAGATGTCACGGCTGGCACGGGAAGAGCTGATCCATTTTGAGCAGGTATTGGCGTTGATGGAGGCTCGGGGTCATCGTTATGACCATATGAGTCCTGCGCGCTATGCAGGCGGTTTGCGTACCGGTGTTAGAACGTCAGAACCGGGGCGGTTGATTGATGTATTGATTATTGGGGCGTTTATCGAGGCTCGCTCCTGCGAGCGTTTTGCTGCTTTGGCGCCTTCGCTGGATGATGAGTTGGCAAAATTCTACCGTTCTCTGCTGAAGTCCGAAGGGCGTCACTATCAGGATTATCTGCAGCTTGCACGAGACTATGCAGGTGAGCCGATCGATGATCGTATCGAGTATTTTCGTCAGATAGAGTGCGAGTTGATTCTGGCCGAGGACGACGAGTTTCGCTTCCACAGCGGTCGTCCTTCGGCGGCTCTTACAGCTGCTGCCTGA
- a CDS encoding phosphate/phosphite/phosphonate ABC transporter substrate-binding protein, whose amino-acid sequence MTLNLSVSPDFPPSHLSGWFIFNTWLQRQLGTGVHLELYDSFEAQREDIRSGKIDLIYANPYDASMLVRELGFKVLVRPRNLSDETLIATLASDPRETVEDLESGITVATTADPDVHTMGMIMLESADLDGSNVTFLELDSYVLVAKALLNGNADVGFFLQAGYDELSELIRKQMKPLVNSQISVVHHTLVAGPRMEQHIPLLLERLTNMEHDPKGQDVLKSMGLDGWDQMHEEQTEFMIDLIDTLID is encoded by the coding sequence ATGACTCTTAATTTATCGGTCAGTCCTGACTTTCCGCCGTCACATCTGTCGGGCTGGTTTATTTTCAACACCTGGCTGCAGCGTCAGTTGGGTACGGGTGTGCATCTTGAGCTATATGACAGCTTCGAAGCGCAGCGTGAAGACATTCGTAGTGGCAAAATTGATCTGATCTATGCCAACCCCTACGATGCGTCAATGCTGGTGCGTGAGCTGGGCTTTAAAGTGTTGGTGCGACCGCGCAATCTCTCTGATGAAACGCTGATAGCCACGCTGGCATCAGACCCTCGAGAAACGGTCGAAGACCTGGAGTCGGGTATTACCGTTGCAACCACTGCTGACCCTGATGTGCATACAATGGGTATGATCATGCTCGAGTCGGCAGATCTTGATGGCAGTAATGTTACTTTCCTTGAGCTGGACAGTTATGTTTTGGTGGCAAAAGCACTGTTGAACGGCAATGCTGATGTCGGCTTTTTTCTGCAGGCGGGGTATGACGAACTCTCTGAGCTGATTCGAAAGCAGATGAAGCCTTTGGTTAACAGTCAGATCAGTGTGGTGCATCATACACTGGTGGCCGGTCCCCGAATGGAGCAGCATATCCCGTTGTTGCTTGAGCGTTTGACCAACATGGAACATGATCCAAAGGGTCAGGATGTGCTCAAAAGCATGGGGCTGGATGGATGGGATCAGATGCATGAAGAACAGACAGAGTTCATGATTGATCTCATTGATACGCTGATTGACTGA
- a CDS encoding PAS domain-containing protein, whose amino-acid sequence MSEQDTGATTEVLLKYFDGTERLAKIVDREVPYPDGKLIVSRTDPQGIITHANRAFIEMSGYTREELLGTNHYILRHPDMPAVAFKDLWDTVAQGKKWQGYVKNLRKDGAYYWVKATVIPNIRNGELVGYTSVRRKPSRSKIKESEALYATLR is encoded by the coding sequence ATGTCCGAACAAGATACCGGTGCCACCACAGAGGTGCTGCTCAAATATTTTGATGGCACTGAACGGCTGGCGAAGATCGTGGATCGCGAGGTGCCCTATCCGGATGGCAAATTGATCGTGTCCCGTACTGACCCCCAAGGCATCATTACTCACGCTAACCGTGCATTTATTGAAATGTCGGGTTACACCCGTGAAGAGCTGCTGGGAACCAATCACTATATTCTGCGCCATCCAGACATGCCCGCTGTGGCATTCAAGGACCTTTGGGATACCGTTGCCCAAGGTAAGAAGTGGCAGGGTTATGTGAAAAATCTGCGTAAAGATGGCGCGTATTACTGGGTGAAGGCGACGGTCATCCCGAATATCCGTAATGGCGAGCTGGTCGGCTATACTTCGGTCCGACGCAAGCCATCACGCAGCAAAATCAAAGAAAGCGAAGCCCTCTACGCGACGCTTAGGTAA
- a CDS encoding roadblock/LC7 domain-containing protein has product MRSEMLTSILNDLNGTSAEIEASAVISTDGLVIDALLPAGMDEDRVGAMSAAMLSLGERTSQELARGELEQVLVKGKEGYILMTHANPESVLTVVAKTNARLGLIFLDVKRAAEAIGKIL; this is encoded by the coding sequence ATGCGCTCAGAAATGTTGACTTCCATTCTCAACGATCTCAACGGAACATCTGCAGAAATTGAAGCGTCTGCTGTGATTTCTACAGACGGTCTCGTTATTGATGCCCTCCTGCCTGCCGGTATGGATGAAGACCGAGTTGGTGCAATGAGTGCAGCCATGCTGTCGCTCGGCGAACGTACCTCTCAGGAACTGGCCCGTGGTGAGCTTGAGCAGGTGCTCGTCAAGGGTAAAGAAGGCTATATCCTGATGACTCATGCAAACCCTGAATCGGTGCTGACTGTTGTTGCCAAGACCAATGCGCGATTGGGTCTGATCTTCCTTGATGTCAAGCGCGCTGCAGAGGCTATCGGTAAGATTCTCTGA